The Lycium ferocissimum isolate CSIRO_LF1 chromosome 1, AGI_CSIRO_Lferr_CH_V1, whole genome shotgun sequence genome includes a region encoding these proteins:
- the LOC132029661 gene encoding high mobility group B protein 7 isoform X1, with amino-acid sequence MVYQARTRKRVFGIQIHRGPDGSAFQKCETCGISVAIALADMHECEPRKDVKKFKCLPKNISVVKKQRLRDQPRSAFRIFMEDFVKKNIDGNEFEVDKKGFETWINMTLEERFLYFMKAETINLAHLKLLRKEENDMPWRVDDEADSADVGKYDENYEDYNCYDSESSGDLFDSGLWQTRTLTPEGLLGWRAGIKSWGLNIILKGLPCWHLYFVHTLLKASQIGWLL; translated from the exons atggtTTACCAAGCTAGAACAAGGAAAAGAGTATTTGGTATCCAAATACATCGTGGTCCTGATGGCAGTGCTTTTCAAAAATG TGAAACTTGTGGCATTTCAGTGGCAATAGCGTTGGCTGACATGCATGAATGTGAACCAAGAAAGGATGTAAAGAAATTTAAATGCTTACCCAAAAACATAAGTGTTGTTAAAAAGCAAAGGCTCAGAGACCAACCCAGATCAGCTTTTCGAATTTTCAT GGAGGATTTTGTGAAGAAAAACATCGATGGAAATGAGTTTGAAGTGGATAAGAAAGGTTTTGAGACGTGGATAAACATGACACTTGAG gAGAGATTTTTGTACTTCATGAAAGCCGAAACAATTAATCTTGCACATTTGAAACTTTTGCGCAAAGAGGAGAATGATATGCCATGGAGG GTGGATGACGAGGCGGATTCAGCTGATGTTGGCAAGTATGATGAG AATTATGAAGACTATAATTGTTATGATTCTGAATCTTCTGGGGATTTGTTTGATTCTGGCCTGTGGCAGACAAGAACTTTGACACCT GAAGGTTTGTTAGGATGGAGGGCTGGTATAAAATCTTGGGGTTTGAACATCATTTTGAAGGGGCTTCCATGCTGGCATCTGTATTTTGTTCATACCTTATTGAAGGCAAGTCAGATTGGTTGGCTACTATGA
- the LOC132029661 gene encoding high mobility group B protein 7 isoform X2, with protein MVYQARTRKRVFGIQIHRGPDGSAFQKCETCGISVAIALADMHECEPRKDVKKFKCLPKNISVVKKQRLRDQPRSAFRIFMEDFVKKNIDGNEFEVDKKGFETWINMTLEERFLYFMKAETINLAHLKLLRKEENDMPWRVDDEADSADVGKYDENYEDYNCYDSESSGDLFDSGLWQTRTLTPVRGKVC; from the exons atggtTTACCAAGCTAGAACAAGGAAAAGAGTATTTGGTATCCAAATACATCGTGGTCCTGATGGCAGTGCTTTTCAAAAATG TGAAACTTGTGGCATTTCAGTGGCAATAGCGTTGGCTGACATGCATGAATGTGAACCAAGAAAGGATGTAAAGAAATTTAAATGCTTACCCAAAAACATAAGTGTTGTTAAAAAGCAAAGGCTCAGAGACCAACCCAGATCAGCTTTTCGAATTTTCAT GGAGGATTTTGTGAAGAAAAACATCGATGGAAATGAGTTTGAAGTGGATAAGAAAGGTTTTGAGACGTGGATAAACATGACACTTGAG gAGAGATTTTTGTACTTCATGAAAGCCGAAACAATTAATCTTGCACATTTGAAACTTTTGCGCAAAGAGGAGAATGATATGCCATGGAGG GTGGATGACGAGGCGGATTCAGCTGATGTTGGCAAGTATGATGAG AATTATGAAGACTATAATTGTTATGATTCTGAATCTTCTGGGGATTTGTTTGATTCTGGCCTGTGGCAGACAAGAACTTTGACACCTGTGAGAGG GAAGGTTTGTTAG
- the LOC132053526 gene encoding WEB family protein At2g40480-like: MAGNGESETKKIINPRVEIDTSPPFESVKEAVDHFGGSGPWIPHHLLRLPPPDDDTEVVDVGKMEEQAVKYEKDLIVKEQEALNVLREVEEAKRFVEGLKLNLMQEVSEFVSSPGLNPESQIPNLNELSAENLSLCPLQSPGHVLMELNRAKLDLNKMSTDLTVIRSSVETLNTKMKKEKVMLDRSSQMKIEENNTMTKELQQLSFEAQQFKKMAEASRYEVMKAMSEIERTKASIRMAEMRLHAAKKMEEAAKAVEAIAFAERKALLNGKNSSSAVVQHTPEGITISYEEYYALARKAQQAEELCKTKFVDTNTMRRTNEAKMEETTKEIRHNRSTLEEALDNEDGTQRSRLIEQDGFYRERSEHTQLHYSGHNSAKSKFRNPQPSLSSHGNPRLVDGDQPDDVNDKPVPVFRSSISIGDILSRKLILQDDHIVVNKHMESHTERKHVSFSQMLREQSGIILNPSKTMKDGNVHKQYITQKKKFGFIQVPLPKQNKKKTQPLNMR, translated from the exons ATGGCTGGAAATGGAGAATCTGAaacgaaaaaaattatcaatccAAGAGTGGAAATTGACACATCTCCGCCATTCGAGTCGGTAAAGGAGGCCGTGGACCATTTTGGGGGGAGTGGCCCTTGGATTCCCCATCACTTGCTCCGTTTACCACCTCCCGAC GATGATACTGAAGTTGTAGACGTGGGCAAAATGGAGGAGCAAGCAGTAAAATATGAGAAAGACTTGATTGTCAAGGAACAGGAGGCCCTCAAtgtcttgagagaagtggaaGAAGCTaaaagatttgtagaaggattgaAATTAAATTTGATGCAAGAAGTATCTGAGTTTGTGTCCAGTCCCGGTTTAAATCCTGAGAGCCAAATTCCAAATCTTAATGAGCTGTCAGCAGAAAACTTAAGTCTATGTCCTCTTCAGTCCCCCGGACATGTACTAATGGAATTGAACCGAGCAAAACTAGACCTTAACAAGATGTCGACAGACCTTACTGTAATTAGATCTTCTGTTGAGACTCTGAATacgaaaatgaagaaagaaaaagtaatgCTTGACAGAAGTAGTCAGATGAAAATTGAGGAAAACAACACTATGACCAAAGAGCTCCAACAGTTGAGTTTTGAAGCGCAGCAATTCAAGAAAATGGCAGAAGCTTCAAGATACGAGGTGATGAAAGCGATGTCAGAGATTGAACGAACAAAGGCAAGTATTAGAATGGCTGAAATGAGATTACATGCAGCCAAAAAGATGGAAGAAGCAGCCAAAGCTGTGGAAGCAATTGCTTTTGCAGAAAGAAAGGCTTTACTAAATGGAAAGAATTCTTCGTCAGCTGTTGTTCAGCACACACCTGAGGGGATCACAATTTCATATGAAGAATATTATGCTCTTGCCCGGAAAGCACAGCAGGCTGAAGAACTATgcaaaacaaaatttgtagatacaAACACTATGCGCAGAACCAATGAAGCAAAGATGGAGGAAACTACCAAAGAAATTAGACACAACAGGAGTACACTAGAAGAGGCTTTAGACAATGAAGATGGTACTCAAAGAAGTCGTCTTATTGAACAAGATGGTTTCTACAGGGAGAGATCGGAACACACTCAATTGCATTACTCTGGGcataactcggccaaatctaaGTTCAGAAATCCTCAGCCATCTCTCAGTAGTCATGGGAACCCCCGGCTGGTTGATGGCGATCAACCAGACGATGTCAATGACAAACCAGTGCCCGTCTTTCGATCGTCTATATCAATTGGAGACATACTGAGCAGGAAGCTGATTTTGCAAGATGATCATATTGTCGTGAATAAGCATATGGAAAGCCACACTGAAAGAAAACATGTGTCTTTTAGCCAAATGCTTCGGGAACAGAGTGGAATCATATTGAATCCGTCGAAAACTATGAAAGATGGGAATGTGCACAAGCAATATATTACACAGAAGAAGAAGTTTGGTTTCATTCAAGTACCACTTCccaaacaaaataagaaaaagacgCAGCCTTTAAACATGAGATAA